The genomic interval TCACTATACTTAATAGTAAAGTTACCCTTTTTGCTCTCTTTTATTTTTTCTTTATATTCTTTTATTTTTTCCTCACAATAATCTATGTTATATGGTATCATACTTTTTCCTTTCTAACCTTCTCAGAAAACAATTTATTTTATTAATATATATTTTAACACAATATCACTTTATATATATAAATATAGTTTTATGATTTAAATCATTAATAATATAAAACAAATTTAACTCTTTTATTTTAATTTGATGTAAGAAACTTCTCAACAAATTTTTTATAAAAAATTTTATATTATTACAAAAATATCATAATTATTTTCTACTTTTTACTATTTATATATAAAATAGAAATTTCCATTTTAAATTCCTACTAAAATAGTCTTGATTTATTTTGTTTAAAATTATATAATTTAATCAATTAATATTAATTATTAATTAATTGAAATTAAGTAGGTGATCAAATGAAAAAGGTAGCAATGAGCGATGATGCTTATATTGAATTTAAAGAGTTCCTAAAATCAAATGATATAGATAGTGATGTTATTAGAATAAACTTTGGTGGGAACGGACCTATGGGCCCTATGTTTTATGTAACTGCAGGAGAAAAAAATGAAGGTGATGAGGTTGAAGTAATAAAAGACTTAACTTTTGTTATTGATTCTTCTTTAATCGATGTATTTTTAGGTTTCTCAATACTTTCTGATGAAGAAAACTTTGGAGAAGGATTAACTCTTGATCCATTAATGAGCGACTATGAAGGTGGCGGTTGTAGTGGAAACTGTGGTAGCTGTGGTAGCTGTCACTAATTATAATATTTCTATTTTAGTGTGATATTATTTTAAAATATATTAATAATAAACTATATAAGGCAATTTTGCTTTAAATTAAAATTTAGGAGGAAATAGATATGTCAGTTGTTAAAATGAGCAATGAAGCTTATACTGAGTTCAAATCTTTTCTACAAGAAAACGGCGTAGAAAAATTTGACATAAGAATAAATCTAGCAGGAGTTGGCTGAGGCGGCCCAGTATTTAATATTGTTCTGGATGAACAATCAGATAATGATGAAGTTGTTAAAATTGAAGATATAACATTCTTCGTTGATAAAGAACTTGTTAAAGATTTTGAAGGATTCACTCTGCTTTCTTCAGATGAAAATGGTGGTAGAGGATTATCATTAAAACCAGTTAAAGAAAGCGAAGGCGGATGCTCTTCTTGCTCAAGCTGTCATTAATTTTTACATATAGAGATGGATTTTATTCCATCTCTATTTTTTTATCTTCTCTTAAATTAACC from Clostridium perfringens carries:
- a CDS encoding HesB-like protein, which produces MSVVKMSNEAYTEFKSFLQENGVEKFDIRINLAGVGUGGPVFNIVLDEQSDNDEVVKIEDITFFVDKELVKDFEGFTLLSSDENGGRGLSLKPVKESEGGCSSCSSCH
- a CDS encoding HesB-like protein — encoded protein: MKKVAMSDDAYIEFKEFLKSNDIDSDVIRINFGGNGPMGPMFYVTAGEKNEGDEVEVIKDLTFVIDSSLIDVFLGFSILSDEENFGEGLTLDPLMSDYEGGGCSGNCGSCGSCH